A single genomic interval of Amycolatopsis albispora harbors:
- a CDS encoding MBL fold metallo-hydrolase, whose amino-acid sequence MTAIVQNVVTSGVFQLDGGSWDVDNNVWLVGDDQEVLVIDAAHDATLIEEAIGDRELVAIVCTHAHNDHVNAAPELASRTGAPILLHPEDRVLWDLTHPGREPDSELADGQELTVAGTTLKVIHTPGHAPGAVCLYAADLGTVFTGDTLFNGGPGATGRSYSDYPTIKKSIQDKLFALPPDTRVNTGHGEGTTIGAEKAASPGWD is encoded by the coding sequence ATGACGGCGATAGTGCAGAACGTGGTGACCTCCGGCGTCTTCCAGCTCGACGGCGGCAGCTGGGACGTGGACAACAACGTCTGGCTGGTCGGCGACGACCAGGAGGTGCTGGTCATCGACGCCGCGCACGACGCGACCCTGATCGAAGAGGCGATCGGCGACCGCGAACTGGTCGCCATCGTGTGCACGCACGCGCACAACGACCACGTCAACGCGGCCCCCGAGCTGGCCAGCCGCACCGGCGCGCCGATCCTGCTGCACCCCGAGGACCGCGTGCTGTGGGACCTCACCCACCCCGGCCGCGAACCGGACAGCGAGCTGGCCGACGGGCAGGAGCTGACCGTCGCCGGGACCACGCTCAAGGTGATCCACACCCCGGGCCACGCGCCCGGCGCGGTCTGCCTGTACGCGGCCGACCTGGGCACGGTGTTCACCGGCGACACCCTCTTCAACGGCGGGCCTGGCGCCACCGGACGGTCCTATTCGGACTACCCGACCATCAAGAAGTCCATCCAGGACAAGCTTTTCGCGCTGCCGCCGGACACCCGCGTGAACACCGGCCACGGCGAGGGCACCACGATCGGCGCGGAGAAGGCCGCTTCACCCGGCTGGGACTGA
- a CDS encoding GuaB1 family IMP dehydrogenase-related protein: MRFLDGHRPAHDLTYDDVFLVPNRSDVESRFDVDLSTVDGTGATLPVVVANMTAVAGRRMAETVARRGGLVVLPQDVDPAAVADITAWVKSRHVVWDTPLVLTGGDAVADALNLVGKRAHGAVVVVDDDGRPAGIVTEAACQGVDRFARLAEIVEPAAVTVPLDTAPREVFERLHEHGDPLALGVDENGRLAGVLTQVAALRAEIYTPALDAAGRLRVAAAIGVNGDVAAKAEAVLGGGVDVLVVDTAHGHQEKMIAALKAVRSVSPAVPVVAGNVVTAEGTRDLIAAGADVVKVGVGPGAMCTTRMATGVGRPQFSAVAECAAAARELGKHVWADGGVRHPRDIALALAAGASAAMVGSWFAGTHESPGDLRYDEQGRPYKESFGMASKRAVGARTRTDNVYERAKKGLFEEGISSSRMALDPARPGVEDLLDSIGSGVRSACTYAGARTLEELHERAVLGVQSAAGFAEGRPLPAGW, encoded by the coding sequence GTGCGTTTTCTCGATGGCCACCGGCCTGCCCACGACCTGACCTACGACGACGTCTTCCTCGTCCCGAACCGCTCCGACGTGGAATCCCGGTTCGACGTCGACCTCTCCACCGTGGACGGCACCGGCGCCACCCTCCCGGTGGTGGTGGCGAACATGACCGCCGTCGCGGGCCGCCGCATGGCGGAGACCGTGGCCCGCCGCGGTGGGCTGGTGGTGCTGCCGCAGGACGTGGACCCGGCCGCCGTGGCCGACATCACCGCCTGGGTGAAGAGCAGGCACGTGGTCTGGGACACCCCGCTCGTGCTGACCGGCGGCGACGCCGTGGCCGACGCCCTGAACCTGGTCGGCAAGCGCGCCCACGGCGCGGTGGTGGTGGTCGACGACGACGGCCGCCCGGCCGGCATCGTCACCGAGGCCGCCTGCCAGGGCGTCGACCGGTTCGCGCGGCTCGCCGAGATCGTCGAGCCCGCCGCGGTCACCGTGCCGCTGGACACCGCACCGCGTGAGGTCTTCGAGCGGCTGCACGAGCACGGCGACCCGCTCGCGCTGGGCGTCGACGAGAACGGGCGGCTCGCCGGGGTGCTCACCCAGGTCGCCGCGCTGCGGGCGGAGATCTACACGCCCGCGCTGGACGCCGCGGGCAGGCTGCGCGTGGCCGCCGCGATCGGCGTCAACGGCGACGTGGCCGCCAAGGCGGAGGCCGTGCTCGGCGGGGGCGTGGACGTGCTGGTGGTCGACACCGCGCACGGGCACCAGGAGAAGATGATCGCCGCGTTGAAGGCGGTCCGGTCGGTGTCGCCGGCGGTGCCGGTGGTGGCGGGCAACGTGGTCACCGCCGAGGGCACGCGCGACCTGATCGCCGCCGGTGCCGACGTGGTCAAGGTCGGCGTCGGCCCCGGTGCGATGTGCACCACGCGGATGGCCACCGGCGTCGGGCGCCCGCAGTTCTCCGCGGTCGCCGAATGCGCGGCAGCGGCCCGTGAGCTGGGCAAGCACGTGTGGGCCGACGGTGGCGTGCGGCACCCGCGCGACATCGCGCTCGCGCTGGCGGCCGGCGCTTCGGCGGCGATGGTCGGCTCGTGGTTCGCCGGCACCCACGAATCCCCCGGCGACCTGCGCTACGACGAGCAGGGGCGGCCGTACAAGGAGTCGTTCGGCATGGCGTCGAAGCGCGCCGTCGGCGCACGGACGCGCACGGACAACGTGTACGAACGCGCCAAGAAGGGCCTGTTCGAGGAGGGCATCTCGTCCTCGCGCATGGCGCTGGACCCGGCGCGGCCCGGCGTCGAGGACCTGCTGGACTCGATCGGCTCGGGCGTGCGCTCGGCGTGCACCTACGCGGGCGC